The Cydia strobilella chromosome 7, ilCydStro3.1, whole genome shotgun sequence DNA segment GCGTCGAAGCGCGCGCTCTGCTGGCGCGGGCGCAGCCGCTGCTCCATGTTCTGCGCGAATTCCGCCATTATTTTCAGCAGCGAGCCGCGTGAGATCTCTCCGAATTCAATGCCTGTCAGGTTCCTTTGGCCGATATTTGGTTTCCATTCTGAGAAAGTACAATATGTTTTGAGCGCCACAGTCGACTGTCGAGACGACAGTATTTGAACAAAAATGGAAGCCATTTTGCATGACATAGCTTCTACTCGTAATTCTTGACTAGGCATTGCGACTTTTATAACAGACAACATATCTGACTTTTCCACATTAACATACACATCATTACCTTTTTATAAAATAGAGACATATATGTAAGATTTAAGTTGGGTCTTCCATTGGGCTCTACACCAGATTTTAGCGAGAGGACATTCGCTATTCCCTGCCTCTCAATAAAACTTTTCTAGCAGATTTTCAATTCAAACCTAATATACCTATGCTGTTCAcaataaattcataaaaaacATACCTGATTTATACCCAGGGTTAACATTTAGATCTTTCAAATATAACGGCACTCTAGCACAGGCCAGCGTCCATGTGAGGACTAGTAAACAGTAAGAGTAGAGTCGCATGTGAACAATGGTGCTTTTCGTCAACTACTGATAAGGGAGTTGTTTGTAACAGTGTTTGCTCAAGCTAGGTACAGTGTTTACTGACTTGCAAGTAGGTAATGCACAGTTGTTTATCAGTACAAATAGTAAGCCATAGTAAATCTTTTATTAAAACATGTTACAAATAATTTGACATGCCTAATAAATACTCTCTAAATCCTTTTCAGTACTCGAGGTCACGGAGGTCCACACTCCAAAGGTCATccgtttaaaattaatacttagctAGCAATTGCGTCCTTCCTCGCCTCCACAATAATGTGCttttattaacatacatacttagTTAATTAAACGCTTTAGGAGTTAAAATAATACAAGAATAtatctgtattaaatataacaataatttatttacaattaattaacTACCTATTATGTATACTTGTACTCGTATAGTTATCACAAAATACTTTTGAAGCTCTTATTTACGAAAA contains these protein-coding regions:
- the LOC134743069 gene encoding uncharacterized protein LOC134743069, coding for MRLYSYCLLVLTWTLACARVPLYLKDLNVNPGYKSEWKPNIGQRNLTGIEFGEISRGSLLKIMAEFAQNMEQRLRPRQQSARFDAHFANNKYTRPYIYPRFGRNNVN